The stretch of DNA ACTGTTTGTCACGCACTGGCAACTCAGCGGCATGATTGACTTCGCAGGCCGCATCGTACCAGCGAGTTTTTATCGGCTGCACTCAGTCTATCTGTGGCTTACAGCCGTGGAGTGGGCCACAGGCATCGCGTTGGCCGTCCTGGGAGTGCTCCCAGATGCGATTGCGAGAACAGAAGATGGTTCCTCCAGATAGAGGCAGAGCCAGACGACGAAAGCAGTACTGTCTTCGTGGGCTCCAGAAAGCTGGTTTGCGTGACAACAAACAGAAAAGCCGTAAGTCATTCTCGCAAAATGACTTACGGCTCAAGCTCCCCGACTTGGATTCGAACCAAGAACCTACGGATTAACAGTCCGGCGCTCTACCGGTTGAGCTATCGGGGAATCTGCAAGTATCTTAGTGGATGGTGGAAATGATGCAAGTCAAACTGGTTCCCGAGAGTCAGGTGGCTTGCCAGGTGTCCCAAATTGAAGTGCTGTGAGAAGTTAAGGGCTTGCAACCCCTTGACCACCACAGCTCAGATTTCCATCAGGTGGCCAGCTCTCTGCCAGGCCCGCGGATGCTGGCAGACGGTTTGCGACGGATTTCCTGCGGGTGCAGATTCCAAAGAAGGCGAAGCAGAAGTTATTTGGCCAGCCCAGGCAGGACGGTCAACTTCTCCGGCCAGTCGGCCCCCTGCTTGATCCACTGCTTCAAGTCTGCTTTATGCTGATCTGAGAGGCGGTTGCCATCGGGTGGCATGACGACATCCGCATCGGTTCCATTCACCAGATGCATCAGGCGGCTTTCCTCCGGATGTTGGGGAACGACGGCGGGACCGTTGTTGCCGCCATTGAGAAAGTCATCCCG from Planctopirus ephydatiae encodes:
- a CDS encoding c-type cytochrome domain-containing protein; this translates as MTPVFFNRDWPSRQRWSLWALACSFSFYFTLNLPVTFGAERTEKTVFEQKIAPIFVKHCVKCHGPEKQESGFRLDRRDDFLNGGNNGPAVVPQHPEESRLMHLVNGTDADVVMPPDGNRLSDQHKADLKQWIKQGADWPEKLTVLPGLAK